One window of Micropterus dolomieu isolate WLL.071019.BEF.003 ecotype Adirondacks linkage group LG13, ASM2129224v1, whole genome shotgun sequence genomic DNA carries:
- the brf2 gene encoding transcription factor IIIB 50 kDa subunit isoform X3 — MNLIKGLQRVKAICRSLRVHSEIENLSQNYFNQAYQHESFLKVSLQKKEVLAGCCVLVSCRLLNWPITTGTISCLLDADPMVVGGIYQEMVKILHIEAPTVNITDVMEAHCQEYKISSLHVPEELAENSKDLTKRAVALVELAADAWIVTGRKPIPIMMAAIFLGWQSLKPNKQRLKFSLDKFCQIAKVNKHKPALKRITEIKEVLCKLGKEIPWLREAVTPDNVVLQVEDILQHRYTLLRRAQRTHEDALLVECQESCVDSEETAPSHISEPVEQTPNASSVEQCETNAEQTQQPGDEDVNPFTVPELHSITQESQDPAPNWGKRVLFAPPCVIHAKRRRLEQPELKDVTGDEEISDSEIESYIRTPQEIRDFALTQKILSLSECEKS, encoded by the exons AACCTCTCACAGAACTATTTCAACCAGGCCTATCAGCATGAAAGTTTCCTCAAAGTGAGCCTCCAGAAGAAAGAAGTTCTCGCTGGTTGCTGTGTGCTTGTAAGCTGCAGACTGCTCAATTGGCCCATTACCACAGGAACCATCAGCTGCCTGCTGGATGCCGACCCGATGGTGGTGGGAGGCATTTATCAAGAGATGGTCAAGATTCTTCACATTGAAGCTCCGACCGTCAACATTACTGATGTCATGGAGGCCCACTGTCAGGA GTACAAAATAAGTTCACTTCACGTTCCTGAAGAATTGGCTGAGAACTCTAAGGACTTGACCAAACGGGCCGTTGCCCTGGTGGAGCTGGCAGCAGATGCCTGGATTGTGACTGGCCGTAAACCCATCCCCATCATGATGGCAGCAATATTCTTGGGCTGGCAGTCTTTGAAACCCAACAAGCAGCGCCTGAAATTCTCCCTGGACAAATTCTGTCAGATTGCCAAGGTCAATAAGCACAAGCCTGCTTTGAAGAGAATAACTGAGATAAAGGAGGTGCTGTGTAAGCTAGGTAAGGAGATTCCCTGGCTCAGGGAAGCCGTGACGCCGGATAACGTTGTTCTGCAGGTGGAGGATATTCTACAGCACAGGTACACCCTGCTAAGGAGGGCTCAGAGGACCCATGAGGACGCTCTGCTGGTAGAGTGTCAGGAAAGCTGTGTGGACTCTGAGGAGACTGCTCCCTCCCATATCTCTGAGCCTGTAGAGCAGACTCCAAATGCATCCTCTGTGGAACAATGTGAAACGAATGCTGAACAGACCCAGCAACCAGGAGATGAAGATGTTAATCCATTCACAGTACCTGAGCTGCACAGTATCACTCAGGAGAGCCAAGATCCAGCACCAAACTGGGGGAAGAGAGTGCTGTTTGCTCCTCCGTGCGTGATTCATGCTAAGAGAAGGAGACTGGAGCAGCCTGAGCTCAAAGATGTAACTGGTGATGAGGAAATCTCTGACAGTGAAATTGAGTCATACATTCGCACTCCTCAAGAAATTCGAGACTTTGCTCTGACACAGAAGATACTGTCCTTGTCTGAGTGTGAGAAATCATGA
- the LOC123982067 gene encoding prolactin-releasing peptide receptor-like — protein MEGNHSGLAGSTQLSVSGEQKDGHIYEVAVQNNSTNRSSQFADVALLQTFKSLIIPCYVLVVVVGVFGNYLLLYVICRTRKMHNVTNFFIGNLAFSDMLMCVTCVPFTLAYAFNPHGWVFGRLMCYLVFLIQPVTVYVSVFTLTAIAVDRYYATVHPLKKRTTVATCASVLTGIWLLSCGLVAPAITHTYHVEFKDEGFTICEEFWLGQEKERRAYAYSTLLVTYVLPLSAVFVSYLCITVKLRNCVAPGHRTQDQAGAQQARKRKIFRLVALLVSAFAVCWLPIHVFNVLRDIDIHLINKRYFLLIQLLCHLCAMSSSCCNPFLYAWLHDRFRTELWKMVKCRHRIGVPANNCASVVL, from the exons ATGGAGGGTAATCACAGTGGTTTGGCTGGAAGCACACAGCTGTCTGTGTCAGGAGAACAGAAAGACGGACACATTTATGAGGTTGCGGTGCAGAACAACTCCACCAACCGCAGCTCCCAGTTTGCAGATGTGGCTCTGCTGCAGACGTTCAAATCCCTCATCATCCCCTGTTATGTGCTCGTTGTGGTGGTGGGAGTCTTTGGGAATTACCTGCTCCTCTATGTCATCTGCCGAACCCGCAAGATGCACAATGTCACCAACTTCTTCATTGGAAACCTGGCCTTTTCTGACATGCTCATGTGTGTGACCTGCGTCCCTTTCACTCTTGCCTACGCCTTCAACCCACATGGCTGGGTTTTTGGCCGCTTGATGTGTTATCTGGTGTTCCTCATTCAACCGGTCACAGTCTATGTTTCAGTCTTCACGCTCACTGCCATTGCTGTGGACAG ATATTATGCGACAGTTCATCCCTTAAAGAAGCGTACAACTGTGGCTACCTGTGCCTCCGTTCTCACTGGCATCTGGTTGCTGTCATGTGGGCTGGTTGCTCCAGCCATCACCCACACCTACCACGTCGAGTTCAAAGATGAAGGCTTCACCATCTGTGAGGAATTCTGGTTGGgtcaagagaaagaaagacgtGCTTATGCATACAGCACCCTGCTGGTCACGTATGTCCTGCCACTCTCAGCTGTCTTTGTCTCTTATCTCTGTATCACTGTCAAACTGAGGAACTGTGTTGCACCCGGCCACAGGACACAAGACCAGGCAGGTGCTCAACAAGCTCGTAAGAGAAAGATCTTTCGCTTGGTTGCACTCTTGGTGTCTGCCTTTGCGGTGTGTTGGCTTCCTATTCATGTATTCAATGTGCTGCGAGACATAGACATTCACCTCATTAACAAGCGCTACTTTTTACTTATCCAACTGCTGTGCCACCTGTGTGCCATGAGCTCATCTTGTTGTAACCCCTTCCTCTATGCATGGCTACACGACCGCTTCCGCACCGAATTATGGAAGATGGTCAAGTGCCGTCATCGCATTGGAGTGCCTGCCAATAACTGTGCCAGTGTGGTCTTGTAA
- the anxa4 gene encoding annexin A4 gives MAAIGNRGTVTEAAGFDPEADVQTLRNATKGAGTDEATIIKILAHRTIAQRQRIKEAYKQIVGKDLADDLSSELSGHFRSVVLGLLMLAPVYDAYELYTAMKGAGTEEACLIDILASRSNDEIKAINAVYKQKYDKSLEDAVCGDTSGMFQRVLVSLLTAGRDESNKVDEAQAVQDAKEIYEAGEARWGTDEVKFLTVLCVRNQNHLLRVFEEYQKISGRDIEESIKREMSGSLEDVFLAIVKCIRNKQAFFAERLYKSMKGLGTTDTVLIRIMVARAEIDMLDIKAQFLKMYGKTLHSFIKGDTSGDYRKILLELCGGE, from the exons ATGGCAGCG ATTGGAAACCGTGGCACAGTGACTGAGGCAGCTGGTTTTGACCCAGAGGCAGATGTCCAGACGCTTAGAAATGCCACAAAGGGAGCTG GCACTGATGAGGCAACTATCATCAAGATCCTTGCACATCGTACGATCGCCCAGAGGCAGCGCATCAAAGAGGCCTACAAACAGATAGTGGGGAAG GACCTGGCTGATGATCTGTCCTCAGAGCTGAGTGGCCACTTCAGGAGTGTTGTTCTAGGTCTGCTGATGCTGGCACCTGTGTATGATGCCTATGAGCTGTATACTGCAATGAAG GGGGCTGGAACGGAGGAGGCTTGTCTCATTGATATTCTCGCTTCAAGGTCGAACGATGAAATAAAAGCCATCAATGCCGTCTACAAGCAAA AATATGACAAAAGTTTGGAAGATGCTGTGTGTGGAGACACATCTGGAATGTTTCAGAGGGTTTTGGTCTCTTTACTCACG GCTGGACGGGATGAAAGCAACAAAGTGGACGAGGCGCAGGCCGTTCAGGATGCCAAG GAAATCTATGAGGCTGGTGAGGCTCGATGGGGCACTGACGAGGTTAAATTCCTCACAGTGCTTTGTGTGAGGAACCAAAACCATCTACTGCGAG tGTTCGAGGAGTATCAGAAGATTTCTGGAAGAGACATCGAGGAAAGCATTAAGAGGGAGATGTCTGGCTCTCTGGAGGACGTCTTCCTGGCCATAG TGAAATGCATAAGGAACAAGCAAGCGTTCTTTGCGGAGAGATTGTACAAATCAATGAAG GGGCTGGGTACTACAGATACTGTCCTCATCAGAATAATGGTTGCCAGGGCAGAGATTGACATGCTGGACATTAAGGCGCAGTTCCTGAAGATGTATGGCAAGACTCTCCACTCCTTCATCAAG GGAGACACTTCTGGTGACTACCGCAAAATCCTGCTGGAGCTGTGTGGGGgcgagtaa